A section of the Macadamia integrifolia cultivar HAES 741 chromosome 9, SCU_Mint_v3, whole genome shotgun sequence genome encodes:
- the LOC122089844 gene encoding glucan endo-1,3-beta-glucosidase-like — MDATQLLVVGLLITCLNRTGAQLGVCYGMNGNNLPSPKEVVDLYKSQNITRMRIYYPNQATILALRDSNIELLLGVPDSDLQGIASSNSTAINWVKSNVLAYFPSVRFRYICVGNIISPDSSNAQFVLPAMQNIHNTIASAGLQNQIKVSTSIISGLLGTSYPPSQGAFRDDVRSFIDPIITFLADNGAPLLANLYPYFSYSSNPEAISLSYALFSSQSVMVQDGKLGYHNLFDALVDAIYSALEKVGGSTVEIVVSETGWPSAGGTGASTENARAYNSNLIQHVKGGTPKRPGKAIETYVFAMFDENQKITNLELEQHWGLFFPNKQPKYAINFSADPTNSPSTESNKPYCLNYYIIMHLPSPL, encoded by the exons ATGGATGCCACACAGCTACTTGTTGTTGGGCTGCTGATCACCTGCCTAAACAGaacag GGGCTCAATTAGGTGTTTGTTATGGAATGAATGGCAACAATTTACCATCTCCAAAAGAAGTTGTGGATCTCTACAAATCACAAAACATCACAAGGATGAGAATTTATTACCCAAATCAAGCAACTATCCTCGCCCTCAGAGACTCCAACATTGAACTTTTGTTGGGTGTCCCAGACTCAGATCTTCAAGGCATAGCAAGCAGCAATTCCACTGCAATCAATTGGGTCAAGAGCAATGTATTAGCCTACTTTCCTAGTGTTAGATTTCGATATATTTGTGTTGGAAATATAATAAGTCCCGATAGTAGCAATGCCCAGTTCGTTCTTCCTGCAATGCAAAATATTCATAACACAATTGCATCAGCAGGTctacaaaaccaaatcaaagtgtCCACATCTATCATTTCCGGACTCCTTGGAACATCCTACCCTCCCTCTCAAGGTGCATTCAGGGACGATGTGAGATCATTTATAGACCCAATTATCACCTTCCTTGCCGACAATGGTGCACCACTACTCGCAAATCTGTATCCCTATTTTAGTTACAGTTCAAACCCAGAAGCCATTAGTCTTTCCTATGCCTTGTTCTCATCCCAGTCGGTTATGGTACAAGATGGTAAGCTGGGATATCATAACCTTTTTGATGCCTTGGTTGATGCTATCTATTCAGCTCTAGAGAAGGTGGGAGGCTCAACTGTCGAGATTGTTGTATCGGAGACTGGTTGGCCATCGGCAGGAGGCACCGGAGCTTCTACAGAAAATGCAAGGGCTTACAACTCAAATCTGATTCAACATGTGAAAGGTGGCACTCCAAAGAGACCTGGAAAGGCCATAGAGACTTATGTGTTTGCTATGTTTGATGAGAACCAAAAGATCACTAATCTAGAGTTGGAGCAACATTGGGGtttattttttccaaataaaCAACCCAAATATGCAATTAATTTCAGTGCAGATCCTACAAATAGCCCCTCAACTGAATCAAATAAGCCATATTGCCTCAATTACTATATCATCATGCATCTCCCTTCTCCCCTTTAA